The Streptomyces nitrosporeus genome includes a window with the following:
- the dapA gene encoding 4-hydroxy-tetrahydrodipicolinate synthase, giving the protein MTTTPARPSVPPRPARPSGPFGRTLCAMVTPFTAAGDLDTEAAGRHARALVAGGCDGLVLNGTTGESPTTDDAEKTALLKAVREAVGEEVRLVAGVGSADTRHTVRLAREAEAAGADGLLVVTPYYSRPPQDAVRAHFLRVAEATGIPLMLYDIPGRTGTRIEPETMLRLAEHPRVVAVKDCSYDLLAATRVMAGTSLAYYSGCEELNLPLYALGGAGYVSTVANVAPRQMRAVLDAFDAGDTCGAARLNGLTAPLVEAVMAAGLPGTVTVKALLETGPVREPLQPADRGTVAGLRRTLEELLAATS; this is encoded by the coding sequence ATGACGACGACACCGGCACGCCCCTCCGTCCCGCCCCGACCCGCGCGGCCGTCCGGGCCCTTCGGCCGCACCCTCTGCGCCATGGTCACCCCGTTCACCGCCGCCGGTGACCTGGATACGGAGGCGGCCGGGCGGCACGCCCGCGCACTGGTGGCGGGCGGCTGCGACGGGCTGGTGCTGAACGGCACCACAGGCGAGTCGCCGACCACCGACGACGCGGAGAAGACGGCCCTGCTGAAGGCGGTGCGGGAAGCGGTCGGCGAGGAGGTGCGGCTGGTCGCCGGGGTCGGCAGCGCCGACACCCGGCACACGGTCCGTCTCGCCCGGGAGGCGGAGGCGGCGGGCGCGGACGGGCTGCTGGTGGTCACCCCGTACTACAGCCGTCCCCCGCAGGACGCCGTCCGGGCCCACTTCCTGCGGGTCGCCGAGGCCACCGGCATCCCCCTGATGCTCTACGACATCCCCGGCCGCACCGGCACCCGGATCGAGCCGGAGACGATGCTGCGGCTGGCGGAGCATCCGCGTGTCGTCGCGGTCAAGGACTGCTCGTACGACCTGCTCGCGGCCACCCGGGTGATGGCCGGGACCTCGCTGGCGTACTACTCGGGCTGCGAGGAGCTGAACCTCCCGCTGTACGCCCTCGGCGGGGCGGGCTACGTGAGCACGGTCGCCAATGTGGCGCCCCGTCAGATGCGGGCGGTGCTGGACGCGTTCGACGCGGGCGACACCTGCGGGGCCGCCCGGCTGAACGGGCTGACGGCCCCGCTGGTGGAGGCGGTGATGGCCGCGGGGCTGCCCGGCACGGTCACGGTGAAGGCGCTGCTGGAGACGGGCCCGGTCCGCGAACCGCTGCAGCCCGCCGACCGGGGTACGGTCGCCGGGCTGCGGCGGACGCTGGAGGAACTCCTGGCGGCTACGAGCTAG
- a CDS encoding DUF397 domain-containing protein: protein MTEGHPVTTGSPRWFTSSYSDNGGACVEVGAGLVASRGVVPVRDSKKPGGPVVDVGAPAFAAFVAGVRAGGFATV from the coding sequence ATGACGGAAGGGCATCCCGTGACGACCGGTTCCCCTCGTTGGTTCACCTCCTCGTACAGCGACAACGGCGGCGCGTGCGTCGAGGTCGGTGCCGGGCTCGTCGCCTCGCGCGGCGTGGTCCCGGTGCGTGACTCGAAGAAGCCTGGCGGCCCGGTGGTGGACGTGGGCGCGCCCGCGTTCGCCGCGTTCGTCGCCGGTGTCAGGGCGGGAGGGTTCGCCACCGTCTGA
- the dapD gene encoding 2,3,4,5-tetrahydropyridine-2,6-dicarboxylate N-succinyltransferase: MTDTTSQGSARTTGAVAAGLATIAGDGTVLDTWFPAPELVADPGPAGTQRLSAEEAVNKLGEGAARAIGVDARRGVETVAVNTVISSLDDKPLDAHDTYLRLHLLSHRLVRPHGLNLDGIFGFLANVAWTSLGPVAVDDLEKVRLNARAEGLHLQVTSVDKFPRMTDYVAPKGVRIADADRVRLGAHLAAGTTVMHEGFVNFNAGTLGTSMVEGRISAGVVVGDGSDIGGGASTMGTLSGGGKERIAIGERCLIGAEAGVGIALGDECVVEAGLYVTAGTRVTMPDGQVVKARELSGASNILFRRNSVSGAVEARPNNAVWGGLNDVLHSHN; encoded by the coding sequence ATGACCGACACGACTTCCCAGGGCTCCGCCCGCACCACCGGCGCCGTCGCCGCCGGCCTCGCCACCATCGCCGGTGACGGCACCGTCCTCGACACCTGGTTCCCCGCCCCCGAACTGGTCGCCGACCCCGGCCCGGCCGGCACCCAGCGCCTGAGTGCCGAGGAGGCGGTGAACAAGCTGGGCGAGGGCGCCGCCAGGGCGATCGGTGTGGACGCCCGCCGCGGTGTGGAGACCGTCGCCGTGAACACGGTCATCTCCTCGCTGGACGACAAGCCGCTCGACGCGCACGACACCTACCTGCGCCTCCACCTGCTCTCGCACCGGCTCGTCCGGCCCCACGGGCTGAACCTGGACGGCATCTTCGGTTTCCTCGCCAACGTCGCCTGGACCTCGCTCGGCCCGGTCGCCGTCGACGACCTGGAGAAGGTCCGGCTCAACGCCCGCGCCGAGGGCCTGCACCTCCAGGTCACCTCGGTGGACAAGTTCCCGCGCATGACGGACTACGTGGCCCCCAAGGGCGTACGCATCGCGGACGCCGACCGGGTCAGGCTCGGCGCGCACCTGGCCGCCGGCACGACGGTCATGCACGAGGGCTTCGTCAACTTCAACGCCGGTACGCTCGGCACCTCCATGGTCGAGGGCCGCATCTCCGCGGGCGTCGTCGTCGGTGACGGCTCCGACATCGGCGGCGGCGCCTCCACCATGGGCACCCTCTCCGGCGGCGGCAAGGAGCGCATCGCCATCGGCGAGCGCTGCCTGATCGGCGCCGAGGCCGGGGTCGGTATCGCGCTCGGTGACGAGTGCGTCGTCGAGGCCGGGCTCTACGTCACCGCCGGCACCCGGGTGACCATGCCCGACGGGCAGGTCGTCAAGGCCCGCGAGCTCTCCGGCGCCTCGAACATCCTCTTCCGCCGCAACTCCGTCTCCGGTGCCGTCGAGGCCCGCCCCAACAACGCGGTCTGGGGCGGCCTCAACGACGTCCTGCACAGCCACAACTAG
- a CDS encoding dienelactone hydrolase family protein gives MTTVTTRTVEYPADNLTMIGHLALPAGTGRRPAVLIGPEGVGLSDVERHRAEALAGLGYVALAFDLHGGRYLEDPKDMLARCMPLLADPGRMRGIGHAALDVLRAEPRADPGRTAAIGYGTGGAVALELGRDGADLRAIGTVNALTTGRPGEAARIRCPVWAGVGSEDPIMPPAQRDAFTAEMEAAGVDWRLVVYGGALHAFHHPTVGHTVRPGVGHHPRHAQRAWRDVVALLAECLPVAD, from the coding sequence ATGACGACGGTCACCACCCGCACGGTCGAATACCCGGCCGACAACCTGACGATGATCGGACACCTCGCGCTCCCGGCCGGCACCGGGCGCCGGCCCGCGGTCCTGATCGGACCCGAGGGGGTGGGGCTCAGCGATGTCGAGCGCCACCGGGCCGAGGCTCTGGCCGGACTCGGGTACGTGGCGCTGGCCTTCGACCTCCACGGTGGACGCTATCTGGAAGACCCAAAGGACATGCTGGCCCGCTGCATGCCGTTGCTCGCCGACCCCGGCCGGATGCGAGGGATCGGTCACGCCGCGCTCGACGTGCTGCGTGCCGAACCACGGGCCGACCCCGGCCGGACCGCCGCCATCGGCTACGGAACCGGGGGCGCGGTCGCGCTGGAACTCGGTCGCGACGGTGCCGATCTGCGCGCGATCGGGACGGTCAACGCGCTCACCACGGGCCGGCCGGGCGAGGCGGCACGCATCCGCTGCCCGGTGTGGGCCGGGGTCGGGTCAGAGGACCCGATCATGCCGCCCGCCCAACGGGACGCGTTCACGGCGGAGATGGAGGCCGCGGGCGTCGACTGGCGCCTCGTGGTCTACGGCGGAGCCCTCCACGCCTTCCACCATCCGACGGTCGGCCACACCGTGCGCCCCGGCGTCGGCCACCACCCACGTCACGCACAGCGGGCCTGGCGTGACGTCGTCGCTCTGCTCGCCGAGTGCCTGCCCGTCGCGGATTGA
- a CDS encoding MMPL family transporter produces the protein MNSPALLRCLLGSRKRAAVVVAFWVLIAGLLAGVAPALESVEDNASANLPPAASDSMKARDLVRAQLPGQDATPAVIVVRGKGTDAEASAAQAVAAITSALSGTSRPHHVVSVVSTVTAPDAAAGLVSQDRGAQLVIVPMKGSPSDESFQNAVDAVRDLASDRAGPADVAVTGPAGIATDTVKVFSGGDKVLLLATIVLVLIILLAIYRSPLMALVPLLAVGVAMRVAETLGAILADAGIITVSSQTASIMTVLLFGVGTDYALIITARYRETLLDEPDRARAMQTAVRRTAESVLASASTIVLAMFALLVAASPALHGFGPYLALGVAVMALVAFTFIPALVLLLGRGVFWPGGVDKAAERGRGAGIWHRVAALVARAPVKVASAVIALLVVLSAGLLGYQESFNTLSGFRAATESERGQHLIQEEFGPGEIAPSTVVVHSQDSLRSSPAPAGIATALTDADHVSRVADPRMGKDGKTVFYEVVLDLDPYSSKALDAIGPLEQATRSAAQAAGVQDATVLIGGETAQNADIRSALDRDTILIVLLVLAIVTAVLVLLLRSLLAPLYLVATLILSFLATLGATTFFTVTVLGDDGIGNRVTAYIFVFLVALGVDYNIFIMSRFKQELRTRPPAEAITAALTRTGGVVSSAGLILAATFAVLMTQPIRELFQFGFAMAFGILLDTFLIRPLLVPAIVRLLGDRALWPARQGTPKAPSTPASGPPSAGVPAARAADTGSSLLLRAFSWIAIIEACTWAGLLAGMYLKYIPETTELGVRIFGALHGAAFIVYVSLTVLIAIRLKWRLGRTTVFALLAAVPPFMTVAFEIWARRTGRLPQPAADPSPTPAL, from the coding sequence ATGAACTCCCCCGCTCTGCTCCGATGTCTCCTGGGATCGAGGAAGCGCGCCGCCGTCGTGGTGGCCTTCTGGGTCCTGATCGCGGGCCTCCTCGCCGGGGTCGCCCCGGCCCTGGAGTCCGTCGAGGACAACGCGTCCGCCAACCTGCCGCCCGCCGCCTCGGACTCCATGAAGGCCCGTGATCTCGTCCGCGCCCAGCTTCCGGGCCAGGACGCGACGCCGGCGGTCATCGTGGTACGCGGCAAGGGCACCGACGCCGAGGCGAGCGCCGCGCAGGCGGTCGCCGCCATCACCTCGGCCCTCTCCGGGACCAGCCGGCCTCACCATGTCGTGAGCGTGGTCTCCACGGTGACCGCTCCCGACGCCGCGGCCGGGCTGGTCTCGCAGGACCGCGGTGCCCAGCTGGTCATCGTGCCCATGAAGGGAAGCCCTTCGGACGAGTCCTTCCAGAACGCGGTCGACGCGGTGCGTGACCTCGCGTCCGACCGGGCCGGGCCCGCCGACGTCGCGGTGACCGGCCCCGCCGGGATCGCCACCGACACCGTGAAGGTCTTCAGCGGCGGTGACAAGGTCCTGCTGCTGGCCACCATCGTGCTCGTCCTGATCATCCTGCTGGCGATCTACCGCTCGCCCCTGATGGCGCTCGTGCCGCTTCTCGCCGTGGGCGTGGCCATGCGCGTGGCGGAGACGCTCGGCGCGATTCTCGCGGACGCCGGGATCATCACGGTCAGCTCCCAGACCGCCTCGATCATGACCGTGCTGCTGTTCGGGGTGGGCACGGACTACGCGCTGATCATCACCGCCCGCTACCGCGAGACCCTGCTCGACGAGCCGGACCGCGCCCGCGCGATGCAGACCGCCGTGCGCCGCACCGCCGAGTCCGTCCTCGCCAGCGCCTCAACCATCGTGCTCGCCATGTTCGCCCTGCTCGTGGCCGCCTCCCCGGCACTTCACGGCTTCGGACCGTACCTCGCTCTGGGCGTGGCCGTCATGGCGCTGGTGGCGTTCACCTTCATCCCCGCCCTGGTCCTCCTGCTGGGCAGGGGCGTCTTCTGGCCCGGGGGCGTGGACAAGGCCGCCGAACGCGGTCGCGGCGCGGGCATCTGGCACCGCGTCGCCGCCCTGGTCGCACGGGCCCCCGTCAAGGTGGCCTCGGCCGTGATCGCGCTCCTCGTGGTGCTGAGCGCGGGACTGCTCGGCTACCAGGAGAGCTTCAACACCCTCAGCGGCTTCCGCGCCGCCACCGAGTCGGAACGCGGGCAGCATCTCATCCAGGAGGAATTCGGGCCCGGCGAGATCGCGCCCAGTACCGTCGTCGTCCACTCCCAGGACAGCCTGCGCTCCAGCCCCGCACCCGCCGGGATCGCCACCGCGCTCACCGACGCCGACCACGTCAGCCGTGTCGCGGACCCCCGCATGGGCAAGGACGGCAAGACCGTCTTCTACGAGGTCGTCCTCGACCTCGACCCCTACAGCTCCAAGGCGCTCGACGCGATCGGCCCCCTCGAGCAGGCCACCCGATCCGCGGCCCAGGCCGCCGGAGTGCAGGACGCCACGGTGCTCATCGGCGGCGAGACCGCGCAGAACGCCGACATACGCTCCGCTCTCGACCGCGACACGATCCTCATCGTGCTCCTGGTCCTGGCCATCGTCACCGCGGTCCTCGTCCTGCTGCTCCGCTCGCTCCTCGCCCCGCTCTACCTCGTCGCGACCCTGATCCTGTCGTTCCTGGCCACCCTGGGCGCCACCACCTTCTTCACCGTGACCGTCCTCGGTGACGACGGCATCGGCAACCGCGTCACCGCGTACATCTTCGTCTTCCTCGTCGCGCTCGGCGTCGACTACAACATCTTCATCATGAGCCGGTTCAAGCAGGAACTGCGCACCCGGCCCCCGGCGGAAGCGATCACCGCCGCCCTGACACGCACCGGCGGCGTCGTCTCCTCCGCCGGCCTCATCCTCGCGGCGACCTTCGCCGTCCTGATGACCCAGCCGATCCGCGAACTGTTCCAGTTCGGCTTCGCCATGGCCTTCGGCATCCTGCTGGACACCTTCCTCATCCGCCCGCTCCTGGTCCCCGCCATCGTCCGCCTGCTCGGCGACCGCGCCCTGTGGCCCGCACGCCAGGGCACCCCGAAGGCGCCTTCCACGCCCGCCTCCGGACCGCCTTCCGCCGGTGTGCCGGCCGCACGGGCCGCCGACACCGGCTCCAGCCTTCTGCTGCGCGCGTTCTCCTGGATCGCGATCATCGAAGCGTGCACGTGGGCAGGTCTGCTGGCCGGGATGTACCTCAAGTACATTCCCGAAACCACCGAACTCGGCGTACGGATCTTCGGCGCCCTCCACGGCGCCGCCTTCATCGTCTACGTGTCCCTGACCGTCCTGATCGCGATCCGTCTGAAGTGGCGGCTGGGCCGGACCACGGTCTTCGCCCTGCTGGCCGCCGTACCCCCGTTCATGACCGTCGCGTTCGAGATCTGGGCCCGCCGCACAGGCAGGCTCCCTCAGCCGGCCGCGGACCCGAGCCCGACTCCAGCCCTGTAA
- a CDS encoding glycerophosphoryl diester phosphodiesterase membrane domain-containing protein — protein MIPLAPLKLGDVFSGAFATLGKYFKHLIGLSAALYGGALLLMAVAVAVAYSAVSDTLDRMVALGYDEDPAPGDVSTLVIAGICLAVLGIATMLVVSGLMYAAVPAVVQEAVLGRAVTFAAVWRRAWAALFPVMGAVFLTALVIIVPVLLLMVALIGMIVISATAESGTGSVTASVLGILGALATAPLAVWIAIRFCLAPAVVVIEGRRPVDAMRRSAQLIRGDWWRVFGITLLVYAIAGVAGYFVQLPFMFLGMFSSVLGSASLGPEPSVAAVLVMMGGYMVAMLLGQMVSQIIVTTFPQVVTSLLYIDRRIRTEDLAPALTEAAGLPPQGHYPPPYPGGGAPRW, from the coding sequence GTGATACCGCTCGCGCCGCTGAAGCTGGGCGATGTGTTCAGCGGGGCGTTCGCCACGCTGGGCAAGTACTTCAAGCACCTGATCGGACTGTCCGCCGCCCTGTACGGCGGCGCGCTGCTGCTGATGGCGGTGGCGGTCGCCGTCGCCTACTCCGCGGTCTCGGACACCCTGGACCGCATGGTGGCGCTGGGGTACGACGAGGACCCGGCTCCCGGTGACGTCTCCACCCTCGTGATCGCCGGGATCTGCCTGGCCGTCCTCGGGATCGCCACCATGCTGGTCGTCTCGGGCCTGATGTACGCGGCCGTGCCCGCGGTGGTGCAGGAGGCCGTCCTGGGGCGGGCCGTCACCTTCGCCGCGGTGTGGCGCCGCGCCTGGGCCGCCCTGTTCCCGGTCATGGGGGCGGTGTTCCTCACCGCGCTGGTCATCATCGTCCCGGTGCTGCTCCTGATGGTCGCGCTCATCGGGATGATCGTCATCTCGGCCACCGCGGAGAGCGGGACGGGTTCCGTCACGGCGTCCGTCCTCGGCATCCTCGGGGCCCTGGCGACGGCTCCGCTGGCGGTGTGGATCGCGATCAGGTTCTGCCTGGCACCGGCGGTCGTGGTCATCGAGGGGCGCCGCCCCGTCGACGCCATGCGCCGCTCGGCCCAGCTGATACGCGGTGACTGGTGGCGCGTCTTCGGCATCACCCTGCTCGTGTACGCGATAGCCGGGGTGGCGGGCTACTTCGTCCAGCTGCCGTTCATGTTCCTCGGCATGTTCTCCAGCGTGCTGGGCAGCGCGTCGCTGGGTCCGGAGCCGAGCGTGGCCGCGGTGCTGGTCATGATGGGCGGCTACATGGTGGCCATGCTGCTGGGGCAGATGGTCTCCCAGATCATCGTCACCACCTTCCCCCAGGTGGTGACCTCGCTGCTGTACATCGACCGCCGGATCCGCACGGAGGACCTCGCCCCGGCCCTCACCGAGGCCGCCGGCCTCCCCCCGCAGGGCCACTACCCCCCGCCGTACCCGGGCGGTGGCGCCCCGCGGTGGTGA
- a CDS encoding carbon-nitrogen hydrolase family protein yields the protein MREHAAQRQTHPLPTRPIRIAAAQAQAAAGDIEANAAAAAAMVREAGRAGARLVVFPEKFLSGYEPDLIRADPRRYAVGAGDPRLDPIAEACRETGTVAVVGAAVHDQGDLYISALAIGTSGELVARYDKQNLFKSEHEIYREGTAGCTLQLDGWRLGLGICYDSGFPEHARAAALDGCHAYVVGALFGVGNGHHELRTWFPARALDNTCYVVLANHIGTTGGWDACGSSTIWGPDGRPLAEAGADHPELITADLDPEALLTVRDSEPMLRDLRDTATEARAWHRLG from the coding sequence GTGAGAGAACATGCAGCTCAGCGTCAGACCCACCCGCTTCCCACGCGCCCGATACGCATAGCTGCCGCGCAGGCTCAGGCAGCGGCCGGGGACATCGAGGCGAATGCGGCCGCCGCAGCGGCCATGGTTCGTGAGGCCGGACGGGCGGGGGCCCGGCTCGTGGTCTTCCCGGAGAAGTTCCTCAGCGGCTACGAGCCCGATCTCATCCGGGCCGACCCGCGCAGGTACGCTGTGGGAGCCGGCGACCCGCGGTTGGATCCCATCGCCGAAGCCTGCCGTGAGACCGGCACGGTTGCCGTTGTCGGTGCTGCTGTCCACGATCAAGGTGACCTGTACATCTCGGCACTGGCCATCGGCACGAGCGGGGAACTGGTCGCCCGCTACGACAAGCAGAACCTGTTCAAATCGGAACACGAGATCTACCGCGAAGGCACGGCCGGGTGCACACTCCAGCTCGACGGCTGGCGTCTGGGACTGGGTATCTGCTACGACTCCGGCTTCCCCGAGCACGCCCGTGCGGCAGCGCTGGACGGCTGTCACGCTTACGTCGTCGGCGCCTTGTTCGGCGTCGGCAACGGGCACCACGAGTTGCGCACGTGGTTTCCCGCACGGGCCCTGGACAACACCTGCTACGTCGTGCTGGCCAATCACATCGGCACGACAGGGGGCTGGGACGCCTGCGGCTCCAGCACCATCTGGGGCCCCGACGGGCGCCCCCTCGCCGAAGCCGGTGCGGATCACCCGGAGTTGATCACCGCCGACCTCGATCCGGAAGCTCTGCTCACGGTCCGCGATTCGGAACCGATGCTGCGCGATCTGCGGGACACGGCCACTGAGGCGCGCGCCTGGCACCGGCTCGGCTGA
- a CDS encoding DUF4232 domain-containing protein gives MRVRNTVAALLGAAGALALTGCAGFLVPAGEGEPDPTPSRAYATGRPAPPYAESLPGSPPPVPAAPTAQAPPQGAPGITAPAEDCPASGVSVGMGEVQTAMFHRAVVLTLTNCGTEDYPVRGYPAVRALDDGERIPVPVNAGGSMFGPDPGPKNITLKPGGTVKSVLAWVSTKEGGDLIEGDALEIAAAPDAGARVFPLEGHDLRLMDELNTTAWRTELAR, from the coding sequence ATGCGAGTACGGAACACGGTCGCGGCGCTTCTCGGCGCGGCCGGGGCGCTGGCACTCACGGGGTGCGCGGGCTTCCTCGTGCCGGCAGGGGAGGGGGAGCCCGATCCCACGCCGAGCAGGGCGTACGCCACCGGCCGGCCGGCCCCGCCCTACGCGGAGTCCCTGCCGGGCTCCCCGCCTCCCGTACCGGCCGCCCCCACGGCCCAGGCGCCCCCGCAGGGCGCGCCGGGCATCACCGCCCCGGCGGAGGACTGCCCGGCCTCCGGGGTGAGCGTCGGGATGGGGGAGGTGCAGACGGCGATGTTCCACCGCGCCGTCGTGCTCACCCTGACCAACTGCGGCACCGAGGACTACCCCGTCCGCGGCTACCCGGCCGTCCGCGCGCTCGACGACGGCGAACGGATCCCGGTCCCGGTGAACGCGGGCGGATCGATGTTCGGCCCGGACCCGGGGCCGAAGAACATCACGCTGAAGCCCGGCGGCACCGTCAAGTCCGTCCTGGCGTGGGTCTCCACGAAGGAGGGCGGCGACCTCATCGAGGGCGACGCCCTGGAGATCGCCGCGGCCCCCGACGCGGGCGCCCGGGTCTTTCCGCTGGAAGGCCACGACCTGCGCCTGATGGACGAGTTGAACACCACGGCCTGGCGCACCGAACTCGCCCGCTGA
- a CDS encoding TetR/AcrR family transcriptional regulator yields MPKIEAGSVREHRAQRLAQLIDAAEEILEEGGAEALTAGAVAARAGIARNSIYRYFNSIDDLLELVVTREFPAWIDAVEQAIAAETTPAAQAAAYVRANLEQAARGTHGWLAALSRDSLSPSARERVRNLHVSLHEALARVVRELGRPQPELIVAVVQAVVDACIRRIDQGDDLTTVSDFAAGATRRLLADDDLPQHP; encoded by the coding sequence ATGCCCAAGATCGAAGCCGGAAGCGTCCGGGAGCACCGGGCCCAGCGGCTCGCGCAGCTGATCGACGCGGCCGAGGAGATCCTGGAGGAGGGCGGCGCCGAAGCCCTCACAGCCGGAGCCGTCGCCGCGCGGGCCGGGATCGCCCGCAACAGCATCTACCGCTACTTCAACTCCATCGACGACCTGCTCGAACTCGTCGTCACCCGCGAATTCCCCGCTTGGATCGACGCGGTGGAGCAGGCCATCGCAGCCGAGACCACGCCCGCCGCCCAGGCCGCCGCCTACGTCAGGGCCAACCTCGAACAGGCGGCTCGCGGCACCCACGGCTGGCTGGCCGCGCTCTCGCGCGACTCGCTCTCCCCGTCGGCGCGGGAGCGGGTGAGGAATCTGCACGTCTCACTCCATGAGGCACTCGCCCGCGTCGTGCGCGAACTGGGGCGGCCACAGCCCGAGCTGATCGTGGCGGTGGTCCAGGCAGTCGTCGACGCGTGCATCCGCAGAATCGACCAGGGCGACGATCTGACGACCGTGTCCGACTTCGCGGCGGGAGCGACGCGCCGGCTGCTCGCGGACGACGACTTGCCGCAGCACCCGTGA
- a CDS encoding PadR family transcriptional regulator: MEPGDSTKQARAAAQLRKGVLEYCVLALMRDRPRYGVELLQALEESGALATSQGTVYPLLSRLRRDDLVTTTWQESASGPPRRYYALTDSGRAALDEFTRVWPGFRDAVDTFLTTPYLPTGDHT; the protein is encoded by the coding sequence ATGGAACCAGGCGATTCGACCAAGCAGGCACGGGCAGCCGCCCAGCTGCGCAAGGGTGTCCTGGAGTACTGCGTGCTCGCCCTGATGCGGGACCGCCCCCGTTACGGCGTGGAGCTCCTCCAGGCCCTGGAGGAGTCCGGTGCCCTGGCCACCAGCCAGGGCACGGTCTACCCGCTGCTCTCCCGCCTCCGCCGCGACGACCTGGTCACCACCACCTGGCAGGAGTCCGCCTCCGGACCGCCCCGGCGCTACTACGCGCTCACCGACAGCGGCCGGGCCGCGCTGGACGAGTTCACCCGCGTCTGGCCCGGCTTCCGCGATGCCGTCGACACCTTCCTCACCACCCCGTACCTCCCCACCGGAGACCACACATGA